From the Streptomyces sp. NBC_01216 genome, the window CAGCGGTGCCACCGAGTTCACCGGATACACCGACACCGAAGGCGAGTCGACCGTCGTCGGCCTGCTGGTCAACGGTGTCCCCTCGCCCGCCGCGACCGAGGGCGACGAGGTCGAGGTCGTCCTGGACCGCACCCCGTTCTACGCCGAAGGCGGCGGTCAGCTCGCCGACCAGGGTCGCATCAGGCTGCACAGCGGTGCCGTCATCGAGGTCCGCGACGTCCAGCAGCCGGTTCCCGGTGTCTCCGTGCACAAGGGGTCCGTACAGGTCGGAGAGGTCACGGTCGGTTCCACCGCCTACGCCGCCATCGACATCCGGCGCCGCCGGGCCATCGCCCGCGCCCACAGCGCCACCCACCTGACGCACCAGGCGCTGCGCGACGCCCTCGGACCCACGGCCGCCCAGGCCGGTTCCGAGAACTCGCCGGGCCGCTTCCGTTTCGACTTCGGCTCGCCCAACGCCGTCCCGGGCGCCGTCCTCACGGACGTCGAGCAGAAGATCAACGAGGTCCTCGCCCGTGAGCTCGACGTGCACGCCGAGGTCATGCCGATCGACGAGGCGAAGCGGCAGGGTGCCATCGCCGAGTTCGGCGAGAAGTACGGCGACAAGGTCCGCGTCGTGACCATCGGCGACTTCTCCAAGGAACTGTGCGGCGGCACCCACGTCCACAACACCGCCCAGCTCGGTCTGGTGAAGCTGCTCGGCGAGTCGTCGATCGGCAGCGGTGTGCGACGTGTCGAGGCCCTCGTCGGCGTCGACGCCTACCACTTCCTCGCCCGGGAACACACCGTCGTCGCCCAGCTCCAGGAGCTGGTCAAGGGCCGTCCCGAGGAGCTTCCGGAGAAGGTCTCCGCCATGCTCGGCAAGCTGAAGGACGCCGAGAAGGAGATCGAGAAGTTCCGCGCGGAGAAGGTCCTCCAGGCCGCCGCCGGCCTCGTCGAGGGAGCCAAGGACGTCCGGGGCGTCGCCCTGGTCACCGGCCGGGTCCCCGACGGCACCGGTGCCGACGACCTGCGCAGGCTGGTCCTCGACGTCCGCGGCCGCATCCCGGGCGACCGCGCCGCCGTGGTGGCCCTGTTCACCTCGGTCAACGGCAAGCCGCTGACGGTCATCGCCACCAACGAGGCCGCCCGCGAACGCGGCCTCAAGGCCGGCGAACTCGTCCGCACCGCCGCCAAGACCCTCGGCGGCGGCGGTGGCGGCAAGCCCGACGTGGCTCAGGGCGGCGGCCAGAACCCGGAGGCCGTCGGCGAGGCCATGCAGGCCGTCGAGCGCCTCGTGGCGGAGACGGCGTGACGATGCGCCGTGGCCGTCGACTCGCGATCGACGTCGGGGACGCCCGGATCGGGGTCGCCTCGTGCGACCCCGACGGGGTCCTCGCCACCCCCGTGGAGACCGTGCCGGGGCGTGACGTACCGGCCGCCCACCGGCGGCTGGGACAGATCGTCGAGGAGTACGAACCGATCGAGATCGTCGTCGGCCTCCCTCGCTCCCTCTCCGGGGGCGAGGGCCCGGCCGCGGCGAAGGTCCGTGACTTCACCCGCGTACTGGCTCGGAACGTCGCCCCCGTGCCCGTCCGGCTCGTGGACGAGCGCATGACGACCGTGACGGCGAGCCAGGGACTGCGGGCCTCCGGAGTGAAGTCGAAGAAGGGCCGGTCCGTCATCGATCAGGCCGCCGCTGTGATCATCCTTCAGAACGCTCTTGAGTCCGAACGAGTATCAGGTAATCCGCCTGGCGAGGGCGTCGACGTGGTCATCTGATCGCAATGCGGTAACGTTCCGCGCGATACGGCGGTGTTCGAACAGCTGCCGTACTACGTAGAGGCGGATCGTCCGGACGTCTCGCGGCTGTTTGGGGATCGATGACTGAGTATGGCCGGGGCCCCGGCTCCGAACCGTGGCATCCCGAGGACCCCTTGTACGGGGACCAGGGATGGGAAGGTCGGCAGCAGCACCCGCAGCATCCGCAGTACGGCGAGCAGGATCCGTACGGTCAGCGCCAGGGCGGCCAGGGCTACCACGCCCCGCACCCACCGCAGCAGCCGCGGCAGCAGTCCTACGAGGACGCCCCGTCCGG encodes:
- the ruvX gene encoding Holliday junction resolvase RuvX — its product is MRRGRRLAIDVGDARIGVASCDPDGVLATPVETVPGRDVPAAHRRLGQIVEEYEPIEIVVGLPRSLSGGEGPAAAKVRDFTRVLARNVAPVPVRLVDERMTTVTASQGLRASGVKSKKGRSVIDQAAAVIILQNALESERVSGNPPGEGVDVVI